A single Streptomyces mirabilis DNA region contains:
- a CDS encoding proline-rich domain-containing protein, whose translation MSFGDPNNPYGPPQGQPAGYPPQGQPGYGYPQGAPQQPGYGYPQAPQLGQQPYGGYPGGPMEMPGTVKAARVMLFVIGGLQVLGAILIAISALAVSAAKNNADLKNDVQFQQLADYSAGVLWGITVAVLAWGVFAIWLGVKCANGGSGVRIAALVFGILTAVLGIYPFIVIGLVHTVLAILIAVFVGKADGAAWFDRPKYSV comes from the coding sequence ATGAGTTTCGGCGACCCGAACAACCCCTACGGTCCCCCGCAGGGCCAGCCGGCCGGCTACCCGCCCCAGGGCCAGCCCGGCTACGGCTACCCCCAGGGCGCCCCGCAGCAGCCCGGTTACGGCTACCCGCAGGCCCCGCAGCTCGGCCAGCAGCCGTACGGCGGCTACCCCGGCGGCCCGATGGAGATGCCCGGCACGGTCAAGGCCGCGCGCGTGATGCTGTTCGTCATCGGCGGTCTCCAGGTGCTCGGCGCCATCCTGATCGCGATCTCGGCGCTCGCCGTCTCCGCCGCGAAGAACAACGCGGACCTCAAGAACGACGTCCAGTTCCAGCAGCTCGCGGACTACTCGGCCGGTGTCCTGTGGGGCATCACGGTCGCGGTCCTGGCGTGGGGCGTCTTCGCGATCTGGCTCGGCGTCAAGTGCGCGAACGGCGGCAGCGGCGTCCGCATCGCCGCACTGGTGTTCGGCATCCTCACCGCGGTCCTCGGTATCTACCCGTTCATCGTCATCGGACTGGTGCACACCGTGCTCGCCATCCTCATCGCGGTGTTCGTCGGCAAGGCGGACGGCGCCGCCTGGTTCGACCGTCCGAAGTACTCGGTCTGA